One Hordeum vulgare subsp. vulgare chromosome 4H, MorexV3_pseudomolecules_assembly, whole genome shotgun sequence DNA window includes the following coding sequences:
- the LOC123450324 gene encoding uncharacterized protein ycf45-like, with amino-acid sequence MDYFGGDNRARISRTLHRISAIRNRQGDIVGLTCRVGRVVPGSANLLQDLVKAGGSLLLIGPPGVGKTTVIRDIARMLADDYDKRVMIVDTSNEIAGNGDIPHPGIGNARRLQVPIQEMQHKVCSIEFNTLLPCEVCTIVYVCIVLLTRLLLGIDTHA; translated from the exons ATGGATT ATTTTGGAGGGGACAATCGCGCCAGGATTAGCCGGACGCTGCACCGGATCAGCGCGATTAGGAACAGGCAGGGAGACATTGTAGGACTGACCTGCCGCGTCGGGAGGGTCGTGCCCGGAAGTGCTAATTTGCTTCAGGATTTGGTGAAGGCTGGTGGGTCGTTGCTGCTCATCGGACCACCAGGGGTGGGGAAGACAACTGTCATAAG AGACATTGCACGAATGCTAGCAGATGACTACGATAAGCGAGTGATGATTGTTGATACATCCAATGAGATAGCTGGAAATGGCGACATTCCTCACCCAGGAATAGGCAATGCCCGTAGGTTGCAAGTGCCTATCCAAGAAATGCAGCATAAGGTTTGCTCTATTGAGTTTAATACCTTGCTGCCTTGTGAAGTGTGCACAATCGTATATGTTTGTATTGTACTGCTCACAAGACTATTGCTCGGCATTGACACACATGCTTAA